From one Rhizobium rosettiformans genomic stretch:
- a CDS encoding ABC transporter ATP-binding protein, which yields MAKDVVLSLAGIDRHYGQGETVLSILKGADFTLRTGETVALVAPSGTGKSTLLHVAGLLEHPDGGEVTVGGVACQELGDEQRTAIRRKSIGFVYQFHHLLPEFSALENVMMPQLIAGLTKPEAAERAKQLLDYMRVGHRADHRPAELSGGEQQRVAIARAVANAPLVLLADEPTGNLDPETASYVFSALEALVRQSGLSAMIATHNHDIARRMDRCVTLVDGKVVELVV from the coding sequence ATGGCAAAAGACGTGGTTCTCTCGCTTGCCGGCATCGATCGCCACTATGGCCAGGGCGAAACCGTACTCTCGATCCTGAAAGGTGCGGACTTCACCTTGCGCACCGGCGAGACCGTGGCGCTGGTCGCCCCTTCGGGTACGGGCAAGTCGACGCTTCTGCATGTTGCCGGGCTTCTGGAGCATCCCGACGGCGGCGAAGTGACCGTTGGCGGCGTTGCCTGCCAGGAACTGGGCGACGAGCAGCGAACGGCCATTCGCCGCAAGTCGATCGGCTTCGTCTACCAGTTCCATCATCTGCTGCCGGAATTCTCCGCGCTGGAAAACGTGATGATGCCGCAGCTGATCGCCGGACTCACCAAGCCAGAGGCGGCCGAACGCGCCAAGCAACTTCTGGATTACATGCGTGTCGGTCATCGCGCCGATCACCGCCCGGCCGAACTCTCCGGCGGCGAACAGCAGCGCGTGGCGATTGCCCGCGCAGTCGCCAACGCCCCTCTGGTGCTGCTTGCCGACGAACCGACCGGCAACCTCGATCCCGAAACGGCAAGCTATGTCTTCTCGGCGCTCGAAGCGCTGGTCCGTCAGTCCGGTCTCTCGGCCATGATCGCGACCCACAATCACGACATTGCCCGCCGGATGGACCGCTGCGTTACCTTGGTCGACGGCAAGGTCGTCGAACTCGTCGTCTGA
- the dnaE gene encoding DNA polymerase III subunit alpha: MGEDSVDRKASGGVGDGPGFVHLRVHSAYSLLEGALPLKKILGKAVADDQPAIAITDTNNLFVALEFSQKALGDGIQPIIGCQLSIDMEDSTGEKRGGNGHMPDLPAVVVLASDAEGYERLVDLVSRAYLGGDAGQPTHVKLSWLEESGTEGLILLTGAGGGPIDRMLKDGHKAQAESRLLALKRLFGDRLYVELQRHGEYDRTHERRMVQLAYEHDLPLVATNEAFFPARDDYDAHDALMAVAHNAIVSNDDRFRLTPDHYLKSRADMMKLFADLPEALQNSVEIARRCSFVLDTRKPILPRFTGGSDDPEEAEREEALELRRQAVEGLDQRLAALGMAPGYEEKEYRDRLEFELSVIERMKFPGYFLIVSDFIKWAKQHDIPVGPGRGSGAGSLVAYALTITDVDPLRFSLLFERFLNPERVSMPDFDIDFCQERREEVIRYVQRKYGREQVGQIITFGSLQARAALRDVGRVLEMPYGQVDKICKLVPNNPANPTPLSKAIEEEPKLQEAAEEEPVVARLLEIAQKIEGLYRHASTHAAGIVIGDRPLSKLVPMYRDPRSDMPVTQFNMKWVEQAGLVKFDFLGLKTLTVLKTAVDFVEEQRGIKVDLAAIPLDDTLTYEMLSRGETVGVFQVESAGMRKALIGMRPDCIEDIIALVALYRPGPMENIPVYNARKHGEEEIASIHPKIDYLLKETQGVIVYQEQVMQIAQVLSGYSLGEADLLRRAMGKKIKAEMDQQSVRFVDGAMKNGVSKPQANNIFELLAKFANYGFNKSHAAAYAIVSYQTAYMKAHYPVEFLAASMTLDMSNTEKLVDFRQDAGRLGIEVVPPSVQTSYRHFQTGPNRIYYALAALKGVGEGAVDHIVEVRGDKPFDSMEDFCLRIDPKQINRRVFESLIAAGAFDCFGRDRAELVGSIDRIMGYAQRAQENAVSGQSDMFGSGGASGPERIAFAPYTPWLSSEKLMREFQVLGFYLSAHPLDAYRDLLDKLRVQNFADFSVAVKQGASAGRLAGTVISRQERKTRTGNKMGIITFSDASGQYEAVLFSEGLNQYRDLLEAGKSLVLTVQAEERPEGIGLRIQTAQSLEEQSIRMQKAMRVFVRDSGPLRAVAAHLNARGDGLVSFIVIKDEGQREIEVELTERFRISPEIAAAMRSTPGVLDVELV; this comes from the coding sequence ATGGGCGAGGACAGCGTCGACAGAAAGGCGTCCGGTGGAGTGGGTGACGGTCCGGGTTTCGTGCATCTGCGCGTGCATTCCGCTTATTCGCTGCTCGAGGGCGCGCTGCCGCTGAAGAAGATCCTCGGCAAGGCTGTCGCCGACGACCAGCCGGCGATCGCGATCACCGACACCAACAATCTCTTCGTCGCGCTCGAGTTTTCGCAAAAGGCGCTCGGTGATGGCATCCAACCGATCATCGGCTGCCAGTTGTCGATCGACATGGAGGATTCGACCGGCGAGAAGCGTGGCGGCAACGGTCATATGCCCGATCTGCCGGCCGTCGTCGTTCTGGCATCGGATGCCGAAGGCTATGAGCGCCTCGTCGATCTCGTCAGCCGCGCCTATCTCGGCGGCGACGCGGGTCAGCCGACCCATGTAAAGCTCTCCTGGCTCGAAGAGAGCGGCACCGAAGGCCTGATCCTGTTGACGGGCGCCGGTGGCGGGCCAATCGATCGTATGCTCAAAGATGGTCACAAGGCCCAGGCCGAGAGCCGTCTGCTTGCCTTGAAGCGTCTGTTCGGCGACCGCCTCTATGTCGAATTGCAGCGGCATGGTGAGTATGATCGTACGCATGAGCGGCGCATGGTCCAGCTCGCCTATGAGCATGACCTGCCGCTGGTCGCGACCAACGAGGCCTTTTTCCCGGCCCGCGACGACTACGATGCCCATGATGCGCTGATGGCTGTGGCCCACAATGCCATCGTATCGAACGACGACCGCTTCCGCCTGACCCCGGACCACTATCTGAAGAGCCGGGCGGACATGATGAAGCTCTTCGCCGACCTGCCGGAGGCGCTTCAGAATTCCGTCGAGATCGCCCGCCGCTGCTCTTTCGTGCTCGATACCCGAAAGCCCATCCTGCCGCGCTTCACCGGTGGCAGCGATGATCCGGAGGAAGCCGAACGGGAAGAAGCACTCGAACTGCGCCGCCAGGCGGTCGAGGGTCTTGACCAGCGTCTGGCAGCCCTCGGCATGGCGCCGGGCTATGAGGAAAAGGAATACCGCGACCGGCTGGAGTTCGAGCTTTCGGTCATCGAACGCATGAAGTTTCCAGGCTACTTCCTGATCGTTTCGGACTTCATCAAATGGGCAAAGCAGCATGACATCCCGGTCGGCCCGGGCCGTGGTTCGGGTGCGGGCTCGCTCGTTGCCTATGCGCTGACCATCACCGACGTCGATCCCTTGCGCTTCTCGCTGCTCTTCGAACGCTTCCTCAATCCGGAACGCGTCTCGATGCCCGACTTCGACATCGACTTTTGCCAGGAGCGCCGCGAAGAAGTCATTCGCTACGTGCAGCGCAAATATGGTCGCGAGCAGGTGGGCCAGATCATCACCTTCGGATCGCTGCAGGCGCGTGCAGCGCTCCGCGACGTCGGCCGCGTGCTCGAAATGCCCTATGGCCAGGTCGACAAGATCTGCAAGCTGGTCCCGAACAATCCGGCCAATCCGACGCCGCTCTCCAAGGCGATCGAGGAGGAGCCCAAGCTCCAGGAGGCCGCTGAAGAAGAGCCTGTCGTTGCGCGCCTGCTGGAGATCGCCCAGAAAATCGAAGGCCTTTACCGCCACGCCTCGACGCATGCCGCCGGTATCGTCATCGGTGACCGCCCGCTGTCGAAGCTGGTGCCGATGTATCGCGATCCACGCTCCGACATGCCGGTCACCCAATTCAACATGAAATGGGTCGAACAGGCCGGCCTCGTGAAGTTCGACTTCCTCGGCCTGAAGACGCTGACGGTGCTGAAGACGGCCGTCGACTTCGTCGAGGAGCAGCGCGGTATCAAGGTCGACCTCGCCGCCATCCCGCTGGATGACACCTTGACCTACGAGATGCTCTCGCGCGGTGAAACGGTCGGCGTGTTCCAGGTGGAAAGTGCCGGCATGCGCAAGGCCCTGATCGGCATGCGCCCCGACTGCATCGAGGACATCATCGCGCTCGTGGCCCTCTATCGCCCGGGCCCGATGGAAAACATCCCCGTCTACAATGCCCGCAAGCATGGCGAGGAGGAGATCGCCTCGATCCATCCGAAGATCGACTACCTGCTGAAGGAAACCCAGGGCGTTATCGTTTACCAGGAACAGGTCATGCAGATCGCGCAGGTCCTGTCGGGTTATTCGCTCGGCGAAGCAGACCTTCTGCGCCGCGCCATGGGTAAGAAGATCAAGGCGGAAATGGACCAGCAGTCGGTCCGTTTCGTCGATGGCGCAATGAAGAACGGTGTCTCGAAGCCGCAGGCCAACAACATCTTCGAGCTGCTGGCCAAATTCGCCAACTACGGCTTCAATAAGTCGCACGCTGCAGCCTACGCCATCGTCTCCTATCAGACGGCCTATATGAAGGCGCATTATCCGGTCGAGTTCCTCGCCGCATCGATGACGCTCGATATGTCGAACACCGAAAAGCTGGTCGACTTTCGTCAGGATGCCGGCCGCCTCGGCATCGAAGTCGTGCCGCCTTCTGTCCAGACCTCCTACCGTCACTTCCAGACCGGGCCGAACCGCATCTACTATGCGCTCGCCGCCCTCAAGGGTGTCGGCGAAGGCGCCGTCGATCACATCGTCGAGGTGCGCGGCGACAAGCCCTTCGACAGCATGGAGGATTTCTGCCTCAGGATCGACCCGAAGCAGATCAATCGCCGTGTTTTCGAAAGCCTGATTGCCGCCGGCGCCTTCGACTGCTTCGGTCGCGACCGTGCGGAACTCGTCGGCAGCATCGATCGCATCATGGGTTATGCCCAGCGCGCCCAGGAAAATGCCGTCAGCGGCCAGTCCGACATGTTCGGCTCCGGCGGTGCAAGCGGCCCTGAGCGGATCGCTTTTGCCCCATATACGCCCTGGCTTTCCTCCGAAAAGCTGATGCGTGAATTCCAGGTGCTCGGCTTCTACCTGTCTGCCCACCCGCTCGACGCTTACCGAGACTTGCTCGACAAGCTGCGCGTCCAGAATTTCGCGGATTTCTCGGTGGCCGTAAAGCAGGGCGCCTCCGCCGGCCGCCTCGCCGGCACCGTCATCTCGCGCCAGGAGCGCAAGACCCGCACCGGCAACAAGATGGGCATCATTACCTTCTCGGATGCCTCTGGCCAGTATGAAGCGGTTCTCTTCTCTGAAGGCCTCAACCAGTATCGCGACCTTCTGGAAGCGGGGAAATCGCTGGTGCTGACAGTTCAGGCGGAAGAGCGGCCCGAGGGCATCGGATTGCGCATCCAGACGGCGCAGTCGCTGGAAGAACAGTCGATCCGCATGCAGAAGGCGATGCGCGTCTTCGTCCGGGATTCCGGTCCCTTGCGCGCTGTCGCCGCACATCTGAACGCAAGGGGCGACGGGCTCGTCTCCTTCATCGTGATCAAGGACGAAGGCCAGCGCGAAATCGAGGTGGAACTGACCGAACGCTTCCGAATCTCCCCCGAGATCGCCGCCGCCATGCGCTCGACCCCCGGCGTCCTCGACGTCGAACTGGTTTAA
- a CDS encoding DUF1467 family protein, which yields MAILSGLAVYFVIWWLVLFAVLPIGLRTQDEDQNVVPGTVASAPTRFRAARIFLTTSIVSALIYGAWYVAGTYFGISFNDLPVIMPGVEPQG from the coding sequence ATGGCGATCCTGTCGGGACTGGCGGTCTATTTTGTGATCTGGTGGCTGGTGCTGTTTGCCGTCTTGCCGATCGGCCTTCGCACCCAGGACGAGGATCAGAACGTGGTCCCGGGTACGGTCGCCAGTGCTCCCACCCGCTTCCGTGCGGCGCGCATCTTCCTGACAACTTCCATCGTCTCTGCACTGATTTATGGAGCCTGGTATGTCGCCGGCACTTATTTCGGCATCAGCTTCAACGATCTGCCGGTCATCATGCCGGGCGTAGAGCCGCAAGGCTGA
- a CDS encoding ribonuclease J produces MANNDELVFLPLGGVGEIGMNLALYGYGPPSNRQWIMVDCGVTFAGPDLPGVDLVLPDISFIKKQKKNLKGIIITHAHEDHYGALNDLWPGLNVPVYASRFTAGMLEAKRDYEGSRAEIPITPFKQGDRINVGPFEIEAIGVNHSIPEPMSLVIRTPLGNLIHTGDWKIDHNPSLGPLTDEERFRAVGDEGVLAMFCDSTNAMRDGVSPSEEEVSAGLQKIIEAAEGRVAITTFSSNVGRIRSIAQAAEAAGREVLLLGSSLKRVTNVAQDIGIMEGIKPFLAEDEFGFIPRDKVVIILTGSQGEARAALAKLSRDEMRNVALTKGDTVVFSSRAIPGNEKAILEIKNGLIEQGVHIITDNDALVHVSGHPRRNELLKMYEWVRPQILVPVHGEAAHLVAQKELALQAGIPNVPRVRNGDMLRVAPGPAEVIAQAPFGRVYKDGKLVGDIEEMGIADRKKLSYVGHVAVSVLLDSRFDFLGDPDVVAFGLPEVDHEGELMEDTLYDAVLGAVESIPRSRRKDLDTVRESIRRAVRSTANEVWGKKPIVTVFLTKV; encoded by the coding sequence ATGGCCAATAACGACGAACTGGTTTTCCTGCCGCTGGGCGGCGTGGGAGAAATCGGCATGAACCTCGCATTGTACGGCTATGGTCCGCCGTCCAATCGCCAGTGGATCATGGTCGACTGCGGCGTGACTTTCGCCGGTCCGGACCTGCCGGGCGTGGATCTCGTGCTGCCCGATATCAGCTTCATCAAGAAGCAGAAGAAGAACCTCAAGGGCATCATCATCACCCATGCCCATGAAGATCATTACGGTGCGCTGAACGACCTCTGGCCGGGTCTCAACGTCCCTGTCTATGCCTCGCGCTTCACCGCCGGCATGCTGGAAGCCAAGCGCGACTATGAAGGCTCGCGCGCCGAGATTCCGATCACGCCGTTCAAGCAGGGCGACCGCATCAATGTCGGCCCCTTTGAGATCGAGGCGATTGGCGTCAACCACTCGATCCCTGAGCCGATGTCGCTCGTCATCCGCACGCCGCTCGGCAATCTCATCCATACGGGTGACTGGAAGATTGACCACAATCCGTCACTCGGCCCTCTGACCGATGAAGAGCGCTTCCGTGCCGTTGGCGACGAGGGCGTGCTTGCGATGTTCTGCGATTCGACCAATGCCATGCGCGATGGTGTCTCGCCTTCCGAAGAGGAAGTCTCCGCAGGCTTGCAGAAGATCATCGAAGCGGCGGAAGGCCGTGTCGCGATCACCACCTTCTCCTCCAATGTCGGGCGTATCCGTTCGATTGCCCAGGCAGCGGAAGCGGCCGGCCGTGAAGTCCTGCTGCTTGGCAGTTCGCTGAAGCGCGTCACGAACGTTGCTCAGGACATCGGGATCATGGAGGGCATCAAGCCCTTCCTCGCCGAGGACGAATTCGGCTTCATACCACGTGACAAGGTCGTCATCATCCTGACTGGCAGTCAGGGCGAAGCGCGTGCAGCGCTCGCCAAGCTTTCGCGCGACGAGATGCGCAATGTGGCGTTGACGAAGGGCGACACGGTCGTCTTCTCCTCGCGTGCCATCCCGGGCAATGAGAAGGCGATCCTCGAGATCAAGAACGGCCTCATCGAGCAGGGCGTCCACATCATAACCGACAACGACGCGCTGGTCCACGTTTCGGGCCATCCGCGCCGCAATGAACTCCTGAAGATGTACGAGTGGGTTCGTCCGCAGATCCTCGTGCCGGTGCATGGTGAGGCCGCCCATCTGGTCGCCCAGAAGGAATTGGCGCTTCAGGCCGGCATCCCGAACGTTCCGCGTGTCCGCAATGGCGACATGCTGCGCGTCGCACCGGGCCCAGCCGAAGTCATCGCTCAGGCTCCCTTCGGCCGCGTCTACAAGGACGGCAAGCTCGTCGGCGACATCGAAGAAATGGGCATCGCCGATCGCAAGAAGCTCTCCTATGTCGGCCATGTTGCCGTCAGTGTGCTGCTCGACAGCCGTTTCGATTTCCTCGGCGACCCCGATGTCGTCGCCTTCGGCCTGCCCGAAGTCGACCACGAGGGCGAGCTGATGGAGGACACGCTTTACGACGCCGTTCTCGGCGCCGTCGAAAGCATTCCGCGCAGCCGTCGCAAGGATCTCGACACCGTTCGCGAGTCCATCCGCCGCGCGGTGCGCTCGACTGCCAACGAAGTCTGGGGCAAGAAGCCGATCGTCACGGTGTTCCTGACCAAAGTCTGA
- the mce gene encoding methylmalonyl-CoA epimerase, with translation MLGRVNHIAIAVPDLTAATASYRDTLGAKVSQAQALPEHGVTVVFVELENTKVELLEPLGENSPIAAFLEKAPSGGMHHICYDVADILAARDQLSASGARVLGSGEPKIGAHGKPVLFLHPKDFFGTLIELEQV, from the coding sequence ATGCTCGGCCGCGTCAATCACATCGCCATCGCCGTTCCGGATCTCACCGCCGCGACCGCGAGTTATCGTGATACGCTTGGCGCCAAGGTGTCCCAGGCACAGGCGCTTCCTGAGCATGGTGTTACTGTCGTCTTTGTCGAACTCGAGAACACCAAGGTCGAACTCCTCGAACCGCTTGGCGAGAATTCGCCGATTGCCGCCTTCCTTGAGAAGGCTCCCTCGGGCGGCATGCACCACATCTGCTACGATGTCGCCGATATCCTTGCCGCCCGCGACCAGCTCTCAGCGTCTGGAGCTCGTGTACTCGGCAGTGGCGAGCCGAAGATCGGCGCCCATGGCAAGCCGGTCCTGTTTCTGCATCCGAAGGACTTCTTCGGCACCCTGATCGAACTCGAACAGGTCTGA
- a CDS encoding biotin--[acetyl-CoA-carboxylase] ligase, producing MTSLGIPRRISLDDFRHEALDEVSSTNTEAFARARAGDSGFLWLTAERQTGGRGRRGRPWVSERGNLYSTLLLIDAAPPEQLGSLPLAVALAVHAAVQTVMPPGGEPVEIKWPNDVLIGRKKTSGILLEAERITDGRMALAIGIGINIAHRPDLTLYPVTSLADQGVSISPPEFFAHLFAEMAEVLSVWDEGRGIAEIVRRWRCVACGIGEKITVNLPDRSISGIFSGIDDKGILLLDRGSDGMMSVAAGDVFFG from the coding sequence TTGACCAGCCTCGGTATACCGCGCCGGATTTCGCTCGACGACTTCCGGCACGAAGCCCTCGACGAAGTTTCGTCCACCAATACGGAAGCATTCGCCCGCGCTCGCGCGGGCGATTCCGGTTTTCTGTGGTTGACGGCCGAGCGCCAGACAGGTGGCCGCGGACGCCGCGGCCGGCCATGGGTATCGGAACGTGGCAATCTCTATTCGACCCTTCTGCTGATCGATGCGGCACCGCCCGAACAGCTGGGTTCTCTGCCGCTTGCCGTGGCGCTGGCCGTTCATGCAGCCGTGCAAACAGTGATGCCGCCGGGCGGCGAGCCCGTCGAAATCAAATGGCCGAACGATGTACTGATCGGTCGTAAGAAGACGTCTGGGATCTTGCTCGAGGCGGAACGCATTACCGATGGTCGCATGGCACTCGCCATCGGCATCGGCATCAATATCGCCCACCGCCCGGATCTGACGCTCTATCCGGTGACCTCCCTTGCCGACCAGGGCGTGTCGATCTCGCCGCCGGAGTTTTTCGCCCATCTGTTCGCCGAGATGGCAGAGGTTCTTTCCGTCTGGGACGAGGGCAGGGGGATCGCCGAGATCGTGCGGCGCTGGCGTTGCGTTGCCTGTGGCATCGGCGAGAAAATAACTGTGAACCTCCCGGACCGCTCGATTTCCGGTATCTTTTCCGGAATCGATGATAAGGGAATTTTGTTGCTCGACCGGGGCTCCGACGGGATGATGTCGGTTGCCGCCGGAGACGTGTTTTTCGGGTAG
- a CDS encoding lipoprotein-releasing ABC transporter permease subunit: MATTAVGKETVDTDKAASARAFSCFERMVAWRYLRARRKEAFISVIAGFSFIGIMLGVATLIIVMAVMNGFRTELVSRILGINGHMVVQAVDQPLSDYAGLAERFAAVPGVTMALPLVEGQTLASGREGAGTGALVRGIRPDDLTKLSVVSSNIRSGDLVGFATGEGVLIGSRMAAQLGLSAGDTITLVSPEGDVTPLGVNPRVKSYPVSAIFEIGMSEYDASIIYMPLEESQIYFNVEGIVQSIELFISNPDAVDELRPLIEEAAGRQIFLTDWRQRNQTFFSALQVERNVMFMILTLIVLVAALNIISGLIMLVKDKASDIAILRTMGATSGAIMRIFFMTGAAIGTAGTLAGVVLGVIVCLNIESIRQFFSWVSGTMIFDPELYFLSQLPADMNASETVSVIIMALSLSFMATIFPAWRASRLDPVQALRYE; encoded by the coding sequence ATGGCGACGACGGCCGTTGGCAAAGAGACGGTGGACACGGACAAGGCCGCATCTGCGCGCGCCTTTTCCTGCTTTGAACGCATGGTGGCCTGGCGCTATCTGCGTGCCCGGCGCAAGGAAGCCTTCATTTCCGTCATTGCCGGCTTCTCCTTCATCGGCATCATGCTCGGCGTAGCGACGCTGATCATCGTCATGGCCGTGATGAACGGCTTCCGCACCGAACTCGTCTCGCGCATTCTCGGCATCAATGGCCACATGGTGGTCCAGGCCGTTGACCAGCCGCTGAGTGACTATGCAGGCTTGGCCGAGCGTTTCGCCGCCGTTCCGGGCGTCACCATGGCACTGCCGCTGGTGGAGGGGCAGACGCTCGCTTCGGGTCGTGAGGGTGCCGGCACAGGCGCCCTGGTGCGCGGCATTCGCCCCGATGATCTGACGAAGCTGTCGGTCGTTTCATCCAATATCCGCTCCGGCGACCTGGTTGGTTTTGCAACCGGCGAGGGCGTTCTCATTGGCTCGCGCATGGCGGCCCAGCTGGGGCTTTCGGCGGGAGACACGATCACTCTGGTCTCTCCCGAAGGCGATGTGACGCCGCTTGGCGTCAATCCGCGGGTGAAGTCCTATCCGGTCTCGGCCATCTTCGAAATCGGCATGTCGGAATATGACGCCTCGATCATCTACATGCCGCTCGAAGAATCGCAGATCTATTTCAATGTCGAAGGCATTGTTCAGTCGATCGAGCTCTTCATCTCCAATCCGGATGCCGTGGACGAGCTGCGTCCGTTGATAGAGGAAGCCGCTGGCCGCCAGATTTTCCTGACCGACTGGCGCCAGCGCAACCAGACCTTCTTCTCGGCGCTCCAGGTCGAGCGCAACGTCATGTTCATGATCCTGACGCTGATCGTGCTTGTCGCGGCGCTGAACATCATTTCCGGTCTGATCATGCTGGTGAAGGACAAGGCAAGCGACATTGCCATCCTGCGCACCATGGGCGCGACATCGGGCGCGATCATGCGCATCTTCTTCATGACGGGTGCTGCGATCGGCACGGCAGGAACTCTGGCAGGTGTCGTGCTCGGCGTGATCGTCTGCCTGAACATCGAAAGCATCCGCCAGTTCTTCTCCTGGGTCTCCGGAACGATGATCTTCGATCCCGAACTCTATTTCCTGAGCCAGCTTCCCGCGGACATGAACGCCAGTGAGACCGTATCGGTTATCATCATGGCGCTCAGCCTGTCCTTTATGGCCACCATCTTCCCGGCCTGGCGGGCCTCGCGCCTGGATCCCGTCCAGGCTCTGCGTTACGAATGA
- the proS gene encoding proline--tRNA ligase encodes MRLSRYFMPILKENPKEAEIVSHRLMLRTGMIRQQSQGIYSWLPLGKRVLDKVNAIIREEQNRAGAIELSMPTLQSAELWQESGRYEDYGKEMLRIRDRQDRPMLYGPTNEEMITDIFRSSVKSYKSLPLNLYHIQLKFRDEIRPRFGTMRSREFLMKDAYSFDLTQADAIHSYNKMFVAYLRTFDRLGLRAIPMRADTGPIGGNHSHEFIILADTGESEVYCHKSFVDFDIPAADTDFDSVDGLQSVFDKWTSVYAATSEMHDEAAFGTIPEGDRLSARGIEVGHIFYFGTKYSEPMGAKVQGPDGKEHLVHMGSYGIGPTRLVPAIIEASHDENGIIWPASVAPFDAVVINMKPGDEACDTTCDRLYVALQNAGKDVLYDDTDDRAGTKFATADLIGVPVQVIAGPRAVAAGEVELKDRKTGARETLTIEAAINKLTA; translated from the coding sequence ATGCGTCTGTCGCGCTACTTCATGCCGATCCTGAAGGAAAACCCCAAGGAAGCCGAGATCGTCTCCCACCGCTTGATGCTGCGGACGGGCATGATCCGCCAGCAGAGCCAGGGCATCTATTCCTGGCTACCGCTCGGCAAGCGCGTGCTCGACAAAGTGAACGCCATCATCCGCGAAGAGCAGAATCGCGCGGGCGCCATCGAGCTCTCCATGCCGACCTTGCAGTCGGCCGAGCTCTGGCAGGAAAGCGGTCGCTACGAGGATTACGGCAAGGAAATGCTGCGCATCCGCGACCGGCAGGACCGTCCGATGCTCTATGGTCCGACCAATGAGGAGATGATCACCGACATCTTCCGCTCGTCGGTCAAGTCCTACAAGAGCCTGCCGCTCAACCTCTACCACATCCAGCTGAAGTTCCGTGACGAGATCCGTCCGCGCTTCGGCACCATGCGCTCGCGCGAATTCCTGATGAAGGATGCCTATTCTTTCGACCTGACCCAGGCCGACGCGATCCATTCCTACAACAAGATGTTCGTCGCTTACCTGCGCACCTTCGATCGCCTTGGCCTGCGCGCCATTCCGATGCGTGCCGACACCGGCCCGATCGGGGGCAATCACAGCCACGAATTCATCATTCTCGCCGACACCGGCGAATCTGAAGTCTATTGCCATAAGAGCTTCGTCGATTTCGACATTCCGGCTGCTGATACCGATTTCGACAGCGTTGATGGCCTGCAGTCCGTTTTCGACAAATGGACCTCGGTTTACGCTGCGACGTCGGAAATGCATGACGAAGCGGCTTTCGGCACGATCCCGGAAGGCGACCGCCTCTCCGCGCGCGGTATCGAGGTCGGCCACATCTTCTATTTCGGCACCAAATATTCCGAGCCGATGGGCGCCAAGGTGCAAGGGCCGGACGGCAAGGAGCATCTTGTCCACATGGGTTCCTACGGTATCGGCCCGACGCGCCTTGTTCCGGCCATCATCGAAGCCTCGCATGACGAGAACGGAATCATCTGGCCGGCTTCGGTCGCGCCCTTCGATGCCGTTGTCATCAACATGAAGCCGGGTGACGAGGCCTGCGACACGACCTGCGATCGCCTCTATGTCGCGCTGCAGAATGCCGGCAAGGACGTGCTCTACGATGATACCGACGATCGTGCCGGCACGAAGTTCGCCACCGCCGATCTGATCGGCGTGCCGGTCCAGGTCATCGCGGGCCCGCGTGCCGTCGCTGCCGGTGAAGTCGAGCTCAAGGACCGCAAGACCGGTGCGCGTGAGACGCTGACGATCGAAGCGGCGATCAACAAGCTGACGGCCTAA